A single region of the Halorussus sp. MSC15.2 genome encodes:
- a CDS encoding TrmB family transcriptional regulator — MDDAETAIDSLEQLGLTEYEARCFVALTRLPHATAKEVGQVADIPRSRVYETMDRLQERGLVEIQEGEPRTFQSVSIDTAVRVLRKEYDSHFETMERSLRRMEPIYKEVQQAVWALSDHEQVTERVVDLVSEASDEIVLVVLDDALLDDELLAYLTEADERGVAINVGTVVDSVRERVADAEFDASVFSTGLIEWFQEMSGAPRVGRLLMVDRGPVLVSALHDERLPGVPNETAAWSDGINHGMATFTERVLTYELQENVEEVYSRGSSESGDSESGDSESGDSD; from the coding sequence ATGGACGACGCGGAGACCGCAATCGACTCGCTGGAGCAACTCGGTCTGACCGAATACGAGGCGCGGTGCTTCGTGGCGCTCACGCGACTGCCCCACGCGACGGCCAAGGAGGTCGGACAGGTGGCCGACATCCCCCGTTCGCGGGTGTACGAGACGATGGACCGCCTTCAGGAGCGGGGACTGGTGGAGATACAGGAAGGCGAACCCCGGACGTTCCAGAGCGTCTCCATCGACACCGCCGTCCGGGTGCTTCGGAAGGAGTACGACTCGCACTTCGAGACCATGGAGCGGTCGCTCCGTCGCATGGAGCCGATATACAAAGAAGTCCAACAGGCGGTCTGGGCGCTCAGCGACCACGAGCAGGTCACCGAGCGCGTCGTGGACCTCGTCTCCGAGGCGAGCGACGAGATAGTGCTAGTCGTGCTGGACGACGCGCTCCTCGACGACGAACTCCTCGCGTATCTCACGGAGGCAGACGAACGCGGCGTCGCCATCAACGTCGGGACGGTCGTCGATTCCGTCCGGGAGCGCGTCGCGGACGCCGAGTTCGATGCCAGCGTCTTCTCGACCGGGCTAATCGAGTGGTTCCAAGAGATGAGCGGTGCCCCGCGAGTCGGGCGGTTGCTGATGGTGGACCGGGGACCGGTGTTGGTGAGCGCGCTTCACGACGAGCGACTGCCGGGCGTGCCCAACGAGACGGCGGCGTGGAGCGACGGTATCAACCACGGGATGGCGACCTTTACGGAGCGAGTGTTGACGTACGAATTGCAGGAGAACGTCGAGGAGGTCTACTCGCGGGGCAGTTCCGAGTCGGGGGATTCCGAGTCGGGGGATTCCGAGTCGGGGGATTCCGACTGA
- a CDS encoding CbiX/SirB N-terminal domain-containing protein → MTEEAIVLVGTDTPDAREVLRTHARRLRDRAVTDAVHTGFYGSEPIRDLRDTLESVAADAAYVVPMRAAHTHETTDDVPAALSYLPCDARYCEPVGRSSATTGVLAERAAARVTPGEDATLVLVAFGSSSLPYQRQTAEYHAARLREQSDYGEVVTSFLVQNPAVECARYNVSNDRAVAVPLFVHRSEATDERIPAKLELDRGGVEYADPLGAHPRITRAIRAEVEKQRILATDDGPASFEASLAQARRPVATDGHGAL, encoded by the coding sequence ATGACAGAGGAAGCAATCGTACTCGTCGGCACGGACACCCCGGACGCACGCGAGGTACTCCGAACGCACGCCCGCCGTCTCCGCGACCGAGCGGTAACGGACGCAGTTCACACCGGTTTCTACGGTTCGGAACCGATTCGTGACCTGCGCGACACTCTCGAATCGGTCGCGGCCGACGCGGCCTACGTCGTCCCGATGCGGGCCGCCCACACTCACGAGACGACCGACGACGTTCCCGCGGCGCTCTCGTATCTCCCGTGTGACGCCCGGTACTGCGAACCGGTCGGCCGGAGTTCGGCGACCACCGGCGTCCTCGCGGAGCGGGCCGCCGCCCGCGTCACGCCCGGCGAGGACGCCACCCTCGTCCTCGTCGCCTTCGGGAGCAGTTCGCTGCCCTATCAGCGACAGACCGCGGAGTACCACGCCGCTCGACTCCGCGAGCAGTCCGACTACGGCGAAGTCGTTACCAGTTTCCTCGTCCAGAACCCCGCCGTCGAGTGCGCCCGCTACAACGTCTCGAACGACCGCGCGGTGGCGGTCCCGCTGTTCGTCCACCGCAGCGAGGCGACCGACGAGCGGATTCCCGCCAAACTCGAACTCGACCGCGGCGGCGTCGAGTACGCCGACCCCCTCGGCGCGCATCCCCGAATCACCCGGGCGATTCGGGCCGAGGTCGAGAAGCAACGAATTCTGGCGACCGACGACGGTCCCGCCTCGTTCGAAGCCTCGCTCGCGCAGGCCCGGCGTCCGGTAGCGACCGACGGACACGGCGCGCTCTGA